A window of Mangifera indica cultivar Alphonso chromosome 11, CATAS_Mindica_2.1, whole genome shotgun sequence contains these coding sequences:
- the LOC123230166 gene encoding transcription factor TGA7 isoform X2: protein MHVVRGSRSLSMSSPSTQLATLRRMSIYEPFHQINTWGNTFQGDASPNTGSSTVVEVDAKLDNKSEYVSHDSIEPSRSDQEANKPSVKVQRRLAQNREAARKSRLRKKAYVQQLESSRLKLAQFEQELERTRQQGLYIGAASDGSHLGLSRNVNPGIAAFEMEYGHWVEEQNRQICELRNAMQAHVTDIELRILVESGLNHYYNLFRMKTDAAKADVFYLISGMWRTSAERFFQWIGGFRPSELLNILQPQLEPLTDQQLQCMSNLQQSSQQAEDALSQGIDKLQQTLIQSIVADQMGSGSYQSQMADAVEKLETLESFVNQADHLRQQTMQQMSRILTTRQAARALLALGEYFHRLRALSSLWAARPREPA from the exons ATG CATGTTGTGAGAGGCAGTCGTAGTTTG AGTATGAGTTCTCCATCAACTCAGCTTGCCACCTTGAGAAGGATGAGCATTTATGAACCATTCCACCAAATTAACACATGGGGAAACACCTTCCAAGGTGATGCCAGCCCAAATACTGGTTCATCGACAGTTGTAGAGGTGGATGCAAAGCTAGACAACAAG TCTGAATATGTTTCTCATGACTCAATTGAACCTTCCAGAAGTGATCAAGAAGCAAATAAACCTTCTGTAAAG GTACAGAGACGATTGGCACAAAATCGTGAAGCAGCTCGGAAAAGTCGTTTGCGGAAAAAG GCCTATGTACAACAGCTAGAATCAAGTCGATTGAAATTGGCACAGTTTGAGCAGGAACTTGAGAGAACTAGACAGCAG GGTTTGTACATAGGTGCTGCATCAGATGGCAGTCATTTAGGATTGTCTCGAAATGTAAATCCAG GGATTGCTGCATTTGAGATGGAGTATGGACACTGGGTTGAAGAACAAAATAGACAAATTTGTGAACTTAGAAACGCAATGCAAGCTCATGTAACTGACATTGAGCTCCGAATACTTGTAGAAAGTGGCTTGAACcattattataatcttttccGCATGAAAACTGATGCCGCCAAAGCTGATGTCTTCTATTTGATTTCTGGTATGTGGAGAACATCAGCAGAACGCTTTTTCCAATGGATCGGAGGATTCCGCCCATCAGAGCTTCTAAAT ATTCTCCAGCCACAACTTGAGCCCTTGACTGATCAGCAGCTTCAATGTATGAGTAACCTTCAGCAATCTTCTCAGCAAGCTGAAGATGCTCTTTCGCAGGGGATAGATAAACTCCAGCAAACTCTGATCCAGAGCATAGTAGCTGATCAAATGGGTTCAGGGAGCTACCAGTCTCAGATGGCTGATGCAGTGGAAAAGTTGGAAACGCTGGAGAGCTTTGTGAACCag GCAGATCATCTTCGACAACAGACTATGCAGCAAATGTCCCGGATCCTAACAACCCGTCAAGCAGCTCGAGCTTTACTTGCCTTAGGAGAATATTTTCACCGTCTTCGTGCTCTGAGTTCACTCTGGGCTGCTCGTCCTCGTGAACCTGCCTAG
- the LOC123230166 gene encoding transcription factor TGA7 isoform X1, with protein MHVVRGSRSLVSVLGELPFTIYLGHLTIFMKSCSMSSPSTQLATLRRMSIYEPFHQINTWGNTFQGDASPNTGSSTVVEVDAKLDNKSEYVSHDSIEPSRSDQEANKPSVKVQRRLAQNREAARKSRLRKKAYVQQLESSRLKLAQFEQELERTRQQGLYIGAASDGSHLGLSRNVNPGIAAFEMEYGHWVEEQNRQICELRNAMQAHVTDIELRILVESGLNHYYNLFRMKTDAAKADVFYLISGMWRTSAERFFQWIGGFRPSELLNILQPQLEPLTDQQLQCMSNLQQSSQQAEDALSQGIDKLQQTLIQSIVADQMGSGSYQSQMADAVEKLETLESFVNQADHLRQQTMQQMSRILTTRQAARALLALGEYFHRLRALSSLWAARPREPA; from the exons ATG CATGTTGTGAGAGGCAGTCGTAGTTTGGTAAG TGTGCTTGGCGAATTGCCTTTTACAATATATTTGGGACATCTCACCATTTTTATGAAATCTTGT AGTATGAGTTCTCCATCAACTCAGCTTGCCACCTTGAGAAGGATGAGCATTTATGAACCATTCCACCAAATTAACACATGGGGAAACACCTTCCAAGGTGATGCCAGCCCAAATACTGGTTCATCGACAGTTGTAGAGGTGGATGCAAAGCTAGACAACAAG TCTGAATATGTTTCTCATGACTCAATTGAACCTTCCAGAAGTGATCAAGAAGCAAATAAACCTTCTGTAAAG GTACAGAGACGATTGGCACAAAATCGTGAAGCAGCTCGGAAAAGTCGTTTGCGGAAAAAG GCCTATGTACAACAGCTAGAATCAAGTCGATTGAAATTGGCACAGTTTGAGCAGGAACTTGAGAGAACTAGACAGCAG GGTTTGTACATAGGTGCTGCATCAGATGGCAGTCATTTAGGATTGTCTCGAAATGTAAATCCAG GGATTGCTGCATTTGAGATGGAGTATGGACACTGGGTTGAAGAACAAAATAGACAAATTTGTGAACTTAGAAACGCAATGCAAGCTCATGTAACTGACATTGAGCTCCGAATACTTGTAGAAAGTGGCTTGAACcattattataatcttttccGCATGAAAACTGATGCCGCCAAAGCTGATGTCTTCTATTTGATTTCTGGTATGTGGAGAACATCAGCAGAACGCTTTTTCCAATGGATCGGAGGATTCCGCCCATCAGAGCTTCTAAAT ATTCTCCAGCCACAACTTGAGCCCTTGACTGATCAGCAGCTTCAATGTATGAGTAACCTTCAGCAATCTTCTCAGCAAGCTGAAGATGCTCTTTCGCAGGGGATAGATAAACTCCAGCAAACTCTGATCCAGAGCATAGTAGCTGATCAAATGGGTTCAGGGAGCTACCAGTCTCAGATGGCTGATGCAGTGGAAAAGTTGGAAACGCTGGAGAGCTTTGTGAACCag GCAGATCATCTTCGACAACAGACTATGCAGCAAATGTCCCGGATCCTAACAACCCGTCAAGCAGCTCGAGCTTTACTTGCCTTAGGAGAATATTTTCACCGTCTTCGTGCTCTGAGTTCACTCTGGGCTGCTCGTCCTCGTGAACCTGCCTAG
- the LOC123230166 gene encoding transcription factor TGA7 isoform X5 — MSSPSTQLATLRRMSIYEPFHQINTWGNTFQGDASPNTGSSTVVEVDAKLDNKSEYVSHDSIEPSRSDQEANKPSVKVQRRLAQNREAARKSRLRKKAYVQQLESSRLKLAQFEQELERTRQQGLYIGAASDGSHLGLSRNVNPGIAAFEMEYGHWVEEQNRQICELRNAMQAHVTDIELRILVESGLNHYYNLFRMKTDAAKADVFYLISGMWRTSAERFFQWIGGFRPSELLNILQPQLEPLTDQQLQCMSNLQQSSQQAEDALSQGIDKLQQTLIQSIVADQMGSGSYQSQMADAVEKLETLESFVNQADHLRQQTMQQMSRILTTRQAARALLALGEYFHRLRALSSLWAARPREPA; from the exons ATGAGTTCTCCATCAACTCAGCTTGCCACCTTGAGAAGGATGAGCATTTATGAACCATTCCACCAAATTAACACATGGGGAAACACCTTCCAAGGTGATGCCAGCCCAAATACTGGTTCATCGACAGTTGTAGAGGTGGATGCAAAGCTAGACAACAAG TCTGAATATGTTTCTCATGACTCAATTGAACCTTCCAGAAGTGATCAAGAAGCAAATAAACCTTCTGTAAAG GTACAGAGACGATTGGCACAAAATCGTGAAGCAGCTCGGAAAAGTCGTTTGCGGAAAAAG GCCTATGTACAACAGCTAGAATCAAGTCGATTGAAATTGGCACAGTTTGAGCAGGAACTTGAGAGAACTAGACAGCAG GGTTTGTACATAGGTGCTGCATCAGATGGCAGTCATTTAGGATTGTCTCGAAATGTAAATCCAG GGATTGCTGCATTTGAGATGGAGTATGGACACTGGGTTGAAGAACAAAATAGACAAATTTGTGAACTTAGAAACGCAATGCAAGCTCATGTAACTGACATTGAGCTCCGAATACTTGTAGAAAGTGGCTTGAACcattattataatcttttccGCATGAAAACTGATGCCGCCAAAGCTGATGTCTTCTATTTGATTTCTGGTATGTGGAGAACATCAGCAGAACGCTTTTTCCAATGGATCGGAGGATTCCGCCCATCAGAGCTTCTAAAT ATTCTCCAGCCACAACTTGAGCCCTTGACTGATCAGCAGCTTCAATGTATGAGTAACCTTCAGCAATCTTCTCAGCAAGCTGAAGATGCTCTTTCGCAGGGGATAGATAAACTCCAGCAAACTCTGATCCAGAGCATAGTAGCTGATCAAATGGGTTCAGGGAGCTACCAGTCTCAGATGGCTGATGCAGTGGAAAAGTTGGAAACGCTGGAGAGCTTTGTGAACCag GCAGATCATCTTCGACAACAGACTATGCAGCAAATGTCCCGGATCCTAACAACCCGTCAAGCAGCTCGAGCTTTACTTGCCTTAGGAGAATATTTTCACCGTCTTCGTGCTCTGAGTTCACTCTGGGCTGCTCGTCCTCGTGAACCTGCCTAG
- the LOC123229038 gene encoding LOW QUALITY PROTEIN: chaperone protein DnaJ-like (The sequence of the model RefSeq protein was modified relative to this genomic sequence to represent the inferred CDS: substituted 2 bases at 2 genomic stop codons) — protein sequence MSGNLRTICRPHTVFTSLLIYRDQARSVIRVSIRNPCYKPHLSPRFDSRDLNRTESWFRVTHRRTVVSAXNXADQKSPYEALELQEDADEDQIKVAYRRLAKYYRPDVYDGRGTLEEGETAEAGFIKIQAAYELLIDEEKRKQYDMDNCVNPMKHPKHGWNGL from the exons ATGAGCGGCAATTTGAGAACAATCTGTCGGCCTCACACGGTGTTCACTTCCCTTTTAATTTACAGGGACCAAGCTCGCTCGGTAATTAGGGTTTCGATACGAAACCCTTGCTACAAACCTCATTTATCTCCTCGGTTTGATTCCAGAGATTTGAATCGGACGGAATCGTGGTTCCGCGTAACTCACAGAAGAACTGTTGTTAGCGCCTAAAATTGAGCCGACCAAAAATCTCCCTACGAAGCCCTGG AGTTACAAGAGGATGCTGATGAGGATCAGATAAAGGTTGCTTACCGGCGCTTGGCAAAATACTATCGTCCAGATG TATATGATGGTAGAGGGACCCTTGAGGAAGGAGAAACAGCTGAAGCTGGATTCATTAAAATTCAAGCGGCTTATGAGTTGCTCATAGATGAGGAAAAACGGAAGCAATATGATATGGATAACTGTGTCAATCCTATGAA GCATCCGAAGCATGGATGGAATGGcttataa
- the LOC123230166 gene encoding transcription factor TGA7 isoform X4: MSMSSPSTQLATLRRMSIYEPFHQINTWGNTFQGDASPNTGSSTVVEVDAKLDNKSEYVSHDSIEPSRSDQEANKPSVKVQRRLAQNREAARKSRLRKKAYVQQLESSRLKLAQFEQELERTRQQGLYIGAASDGSHLGLSRNVNPGIAAFEMEYGHWVEEQNRQICELRNAMQAHVTDIELRILVESGLNHYYNLFRMKTDAAKADVFYLISGMWRTSAERFFQWIGGFRPSELLNILQPQLEPLTDQQLQCMSNLQQSSQQAEDALSQGIDKLQQTLIQSIVADQMGSGSYQSQMADAVEKLETLESFVNQADHLRQQTMQQMSRILTTRQAARALLALGEYFHRLRALSSLWAARPREPA, translated from the exons ATG AGTATGAGTTCTCCATCAACTCAGCTTGCCACCTTGAGAAGGATGAGCATTTATGAACCATTCCACCAAATTAACACATGGGGAAACACCTTCCAAGGTGATGCCAGCCCAAATACTGGTTCATCGACAGTTGTAGAGGTGGATGCAAAGCTAGACAACAAG TCTGAATATGTTTCTCATGACTCAATTGAACCTTCCAGAAGTGATCAAGAAGCAAATAAACCTTCTGTAAAG GTACAGAGACGATTGGCACAAAATCGTGAAGCAGCTCGGAAAAGTCGTTTGCGGAAAAAG GCCTATGTACAACAGCTAGAATCAAGTCGATTGAAATTGGCACAGTTTGAGCAGGAACTTGAGAGAACTAGACAGCAG GGTTTGTACATAGGTGCTGCATCAGATGGCAGTCATTTAGGATTGTCTCGAAATGTAAATCCAG GGATTGCTGCATTTGAGATGGAGTATGGACACTGGGTTGAAGAACAAAATAGACAAATTTGTGAACTTAGAAACGCAATGCAAGCTCATGTAACTGACATTGAGCTCCGAATACTTGTAGAAAGTGGCTTGAACcattattataatcttttccGCATGAAAACTGATGCCGCCAAAGCTGATGTCTTCTATTTGATTTCTGGTATGTGGAGAACATCAGCAGAACGCTTTTTCCAATGGATCGGAGGATTCCGCCCATCAGAGCTTCTAAAT ATTCTCCAGCCACAACTTGAGCCCTTGACTGATCAGCAGCTTCAATGTATGAGTAACCTTCAGCAATCTTCTCAGCAAGCTGAAGATGCTCTTTCGCAGGGGATAGATAAACTCCAGCAAACTCTGATCCAGAGCATAGTAGCTGATCAAATGGGTTCAGGGAGCTACCAGTCTCAGATGGCTGATGCAGTGGAAAAGTTGGAAACGCTGGAGAGCTTTGTGAACCag GCAGATCATCTTCGACAACAGACTATGCAGCAAATGTCCCGGATCCTAACAACCCGTCAAGCAGCTCGAGCTTTACTTGCCTTAGGAGAATATTTTCACCGTCTTCGTGCTCTGAGTTCACTCTGGGCTGCTCGTCCTCGTGAACCTGCCTAG
- the LOC123230166 gene encoding transcription factor TGA7 isoform X3, protein MKSCSMSSPSTQLATLRRMSIYEPFHQINTWGNTFQGDASPNTGSSTVVEVDAKLDNKSEYVSHDSIEPSRSDQEANKPSVKVQRRLAQNREAARKSRLRKKAYVQQLESSRLKLAQFEQELERTRQQGLYIGAASDGSHLGLSRNVNPGIAAFEMEYGHWVEEQNRQICELRNAMQAHVTDIELRILVESGLNHYYNLFRMKTDAAKADVFYLISGMWRTSAERFFQWIGGFRPSELLNILQPQLEPLTDQQLQCMSNLQQSSQQAEDALSQGIDKLQQTLIQSIVADQMGSGSYQSQMADAVEKLETLESFVNQADHLRQQTMQQMSRILTTRQAARALLALGEYFHRLRALSSLWAARPREPA, encoded by the exons ATGAAATCTTGT AGTATGAGTTCTCCATCAACTCAGCTTGCCACCTTGAGAAGGATGAGCATTTATGAACCATTCCACCAAATTAACACATGGGGAAACACCTTCCAAGGTGATGCCAGCCCAAATACTGGTTCATCGACAGTTGTAGAGGTGGATGCAAAGCTAGACAACAAG TCTGAATATGTTTCTCATGACTCAATTGAACCTTCCAGAAGTGATCAAGAAGCAAATAAACCTTCTGTAAAG GTACAGAGACGATTGGCACAAAATCGTGAAGCAGCTCGGAAAAGTCGTTTGCGGAAAAAG GCCTATGTACAACAGCTAGAATCAAGTCGATTGAAATTGGCACAGTTTGAGCAGGAACTTGAGAGAACTAGACAGCAG GGTTTGTACATAGGTGCTGCATCAGATGGCAGTCATTTAGGATTGTCTCGAAATGTAAATCCAG GGATTGCTGCATTTGAGATGGAGTATGGACACTGGGTTGAAGAACAAAATAGACAAATTTGTGAACTTAGAAACGCAATGCAAGCTCATGTAACTGACATTGAGCTCCGAATACTTGTAGAAAGTGGCTTGAACcattattataatcttttccGCATGAAAACTGATGCCGCCAAAGCTGATGTCTTCTATTTGATTTCTGGTATGTGGAGAACATCAGCAGAACGCTTTTTCCAATGGATCGGAGGATTCCGCCCATCAGAGCTTCTAAAT ATTCTCCAGCCACAACTTGAGCCCTTGACTGATCAGCAGCTTCAATGTATGAGTAACCTTCAGCAATCTTCTCAGCAAGCTGAAGATGCTCTTTCGCAGGGGATAGATAAACTCCAGCAAACTCTGATCCAGAGCATAGTAGCTGATCAAATGGGTTCAGGGAGCTACCAGTCTCAGATGGCTGATGCAGTGGAAAAGTTGGAAACGCTGGAGAGCTTTGTGAACCag GCAGATCATCTTCGACAACAGACTATGCAGCAAATGTCCCGGATCCTAACAACCCGTCAAGCAGCTCGAGCTTTACTTGCCTTAGGAGAATATTTTCACCGTCTTCGTGCTCTGAGTTCACTCTGGGCTGCTCGTCCTCGTGAACCTGCCTAG